The following proteins are encoded in a genomic region of Brachyspira pilosicoli:
- the rpsH gene encoding 30S ribosomal protein S8 has product MSVHDPIADALTVIRNGCRAKKENVTIPFSTKMENILAILKKEGYINDFKKVEVKDKNFFRIEIDLKYYEGNSVIEGIQRVSTPGLRVYTSVDTIPQVKNGFGISVISTSKGVMTDKEARKEKVGGEVLCYVW; this is encoded by the coding sequence ATGAGCGTACATGATCCAATAGCAGATGCTTTAACTGTGATTAGAAATGGTTGTAGAGCAAAAAAAGAGAATGTAACTATACCTTTTTCTACAAAAATGGAAAATATACTTGCAATTTTGAAAAAAGAAGGGTATATTAATGACTTCAAAAAAGTAGAAGTAAAAGATAAAAATTTCTTCCGCATAGAAATAGATTTGAAATATTATGAGGGAAATTCTGTTATAGAAGGTATTCAAAGAGTATCAACTCCAGGTCTTAGAGTTTATACATCAGTAGATACTATTCCTCAAGTAAAAAATGGTTTCGGTATATCTGTAATCTCTACTAGTAAAGGCGTAATGACTGATAAAGAAGCTAGAAAAGAGAAAGTTGGCGGCGAAGTTTTATGTTATGTATGGTAA
- a CDS encoding type Z 30S ribosomal protein S14: MARLALKVKATKKQKYKTRQYNRCPICGRPRAYIRQYKMCRICFRDLANKGLIPGVTKSSW, encoded by the coding sequence ATGGCTAGATTGGCACTTAAAGTTAAAGCTACAAAAAAACAAAAATATAAAACAAGACAATATAATCGCTGCCCTATATGTGGAAGACCTCGTGCTTATATAAGACAGTATAAAATGTGTAGAATCTGTTTTAGAGATTTAGCAAATAAAGGTTTAATTCCGGGCGTAACTAAGTCTAGTTGGTAA
- the rplE gene encoding 50S ribosomal protein L5, whose product MSVLKDRYENEIRQSLLKDMNLSSSMAIPKIEKIIINMGITQAVTDKKYVDSAVEELSQIAGQRAVITRAKKSIANFKLRQGMPIGCRVTLRGERMYDFLERLIFIALPRVRDFQGIPRRGFDGRGNYNLGIKEHIIFPEISFDKTDAVKGLNITIVTTADNDDMARTLLERIGLPFRAAPKSQENK is encoded by the coding sequence ATGTCAGTATTGAAAGATAGATATGAAAATGAAATAAGACAATCTTTGTTAAAAGATATGAATTTAAGCTCCTCTATGGCTATACCTAAAATAGAGAAAATTATTATCAATATGGGTATTACTCAAGCTGTAACAGACAAAAAATATGTTGATTCTGCTGTAGAAGAACTAAGTCAAATAGCAGGTCAGAGAGCTGTTATCACTAGAGCTAAAAAGTCTATAGCTAACTTCAAATTAAGACAAGGTATGCCTATAGGTTGTAGAGTAACTTTGAGAGGAGAGAGAATGTATGACTTCTTGGAAAGGTTAATATTTATAGCTTTACCAAGAGTAAGAGACTTCCAAGGTATTCCTAGAAGAGGTTTTGACGGAAGAGGTAATTACAATTTAGGTATAAAAGAGCATATTATATTCCCAGAAATAAGTTTCGACAAAACAGATGCTGTTAAGGGATTAAATATAACAATAGTAACAACTGCAGATAATGACGATATGGCTCGCACTTTATTAGAACGTATAGGTTTGCCATTTCGTGCTGCACCTAAAAGTCAGGAGAATAAATAA
- the rplX gene encoding 50S ribosomal protein L24 yields the protein MIKKKDFSNTKYKIKKGDTVEVIAGEQSGERGEVLSIDRAKGRAFVKNINMIKKTMPKSQENQKGGIVEKEASIHISNLMLVDKGGKTTRVGRKEVDGKLKRYAKKSGEVLDK from the coding sequence ATGATAAAGAAAAAAGATTTTAGTAATACAAAATACAAAATAAAAAAAGGCGATACTGTTGAAGTGATAGCTGGAGAGCAGAGCGGAGAACGCGGTGAAGTATTGTCTATAGACAGAGCAAAGGGAAGAGCTTTCGTAAAGAATATTAACATGATTAAAAAAACTATGCCTAAAAGTCAAGAGAATCAAAAAGGCGGTATAGTTGAGAAAGAGGCTTCTATACATATATCTAATCTTATGTTGGTTGACAAAGGCGGTAAAACTACTAGGGTTGGAAGAAAAGAAGTTGATGGAAAATTAAAAAGATATGCTAAAAAATCAGGCGAAGTTCTTGATAAGTAA
- the rplN gene encoding 50S ribosomal protein L14 — MIQVPTTLNVADNTGVKKLKCIKVLGGSRRRYATLGDVIVCSVTDIIPTCSIEKGKVVKAVIVRVKKEVRRPDGSYIRFDENAAVIVDDKKEPRGKRIFGPVARELRDKGFMKIVSLAPEVI; from the coding sequence ATGATACAAGTACCAACTACTCTTAATGTAGCCGACAACACAGGCGTAAAGAAGTTGAAATGTATTAAGGTATTAGGAGGAAGTAGACGCAGATATGCTACTTTAGGAGATGTTATAGTTTGTTCTGTAACTGATATAATCCCTACTTGCTCTATAGAAAAAGGTAAAGTTGTAAAAGCTGTAATAGTAAGAGTAAAGAAAGAAGTTAGACGCCCTGATGGTTCATACATACGTTTTGATGAGAATGCTGCTGTTATAGTAGACGATAAAAAAGAGCCTCGTGGTAAACGTATATTCGGACCTGTAGCTCGTGAACTTAGGGATAAAGGCTTTATGAAAATCGTATCACTTGCACCAGAGGTAATATAA
- the rpmC gene encoding 50S ribosomal protein L29 translates to MAKNNKDYKSLGLEELKGELLKLEKEYQEHRFEKVVGDARQTHQLKKARKDIARVKTFIRQHELGIKK, encoded by the coding sequence ATGGCTAAGAATAATAAAGATTATAAGTCATTAGGTTTAGAAGAGCTTAAGGGTGAACTTCTAAAATTAGAAAAAGAATATCAAGAGCATAGATTTGAAAAAGTAGTTGGTGATGCAAGACAAACTCATCAATTAAAGAAAGCTCGCAAAGATATAGCTAGAGTTAAGACATTTATACGTCAGCATGAACTTGGCATAAAAAAATAG
- the rplP gene encoding 50S ribosomal protein L16, producing MLQPSRTKYRKQHRGRMKGKSKRGSNLTFGDYGLMALEPVWLTDRQIEAARIAISRHVKRVGKMWIKVFPDKPYTKKPAETRMGKGKGNVEYWVAVVKPGKVIFEIAGVPEELAQSAFRLAGFKLPIKTKFIKREAI from the coding sequence ATGTTACAACCATCAAGAACTAAGTATCGTAAACAGCATAGAGGTAGAATGAAAGGTAAGTCCAAAAGAGGAAGTAACTTAACTTTTGGAGATTATGGTTTAATGGCATTAGAGCCTGTATGGCTTACAGATAGACAAATTGAAGCTGCACGTATTGCTATATCAAGACATGTTAAGCGTGTAGGTAAAATGTGGATAAAAGTATTTCCAGACAAACCTTATACTAAAAAGCCAGCAGAAACAAGAATGGGTAAAGGTAAAGGTAACGTTGAATATTGGGTAGCAGTTGTAAAGCCAGGTAAAGTTATATTTGAAATAGCAGGTGTACCAGAAGAATTAGCACAATCTGCTTTCAGATTAGCTGGTTTCAAGCTTCCTATTAAAACTAAGTTCATTAAGAGGGAGGCTATATAA
- the rpsC gene encoding 30S ribosomal protein S3: MGQKVSPIGLRLGVNKTWSSKWFEDGRTYADSLHEDLSIRRYIMNYYYKTLKEEQKKIGGKKESFDPAISDIQIVRFPDRINVFISTARVGVVVGPKGQRVEAVKAAVQKLVKKPINVSISEIKEAELDATLAAQSVARQLEMRVAFRRAMKSVITQAMKKGAKGIKVMCSGRLAGADIARTEQYKNGSVPLHTIRANIDYGTAEASTTFGIIGVKVWIYKGEILDKKESKQDDAGKVISAKGDR; the protein is encoded by the coding sequence ATGGGTCAAAAGGTTAGTCCAATAGGTTTAAGACTCGGAGTTAATAAAACTTGGTCTAGTAAATGGTTCGAAGATGGCAGAACTTATGCAGATAGTTTGCATGAAGATTTATCTATAAGACGCTATATAATGAACTATTATTATAAGACATTAAAAGAAGAACAGAAAAAAATTGGCGGAAAGAAAGAGTCTTTTGATCCTGCTATATCTGACATACAAATAGTACGTTTCCCAGATAGAATCAATGTATTTATTTCTACTGCAAGAGTAGGAGTAGTTGTAGGTCCTAAGGGTCAGAGAGTTGAGGCTGTTAAGGCTGCTGTACAAAAGTTAGTAAAAAAGCCTATTAATGTTTCTATATCAGAAATAAAAGAGGCTGAATTAGATGCTACTTTGGCAGCACAAAGCGTAGCTCGTCAATTAGAAATGCGTGTTGCTTTCAGAAGAGCTATGAAGAGTGTTATCACTCAAGCTATGAAGAAAGGTGCTAAAGGTATAAAAGTTATGTGTTCTGGTCGTTTAGCAGGTGCTGATATCGCTAGAACAGAACAGTACAAAAATGGTTCAGTACCTCTTCATACAATAAGAGCAAATATAGATTATGGTACTGCTGAAGCTTCTACTACATTTGGTATCATCGGGGTAAAAGTGTGGATATATAAAGGCGAGATTCTTGATAAGAAAGAAAGCAAACAAGATGATGCGGGTAAAGTTATCAGTGCTAAAGGAGATAGATAA
- the rplV gene encoding 50S ribosomal protein L22 gives MEYKVKVRYLRIGRRKVARLLPFVKGEYVNHAIANLTTMPQMSSVVLRKAIKSGIANAISQTRTINPDTLWVKTAFVDKAPSLKRIRAASRGSADPILKRNSHITIVLSDEKKPEKKKIKRVAKKEEAAKVAEV, from the coding sequence ATGGAATATAAGGTAAAGGTACGTTATTTACGCATAGGTCGCAGGAAAGTAGCAAGATTACTTCCTTTCGTTAAAGGTGAGTATGTTAACCATGCTATCGCTAATCTTACAACTATGCCACAAATGTCATCAGTTGTACTTAGAAAGGCTATAAAAAGCGGTATAGCAAATGCTATTTCTCAGACTAGAACTATTAACCCAGACACATTATGGGTTAAGACAGCTTTTGTTGATAAAGCACCATCATTGAAACGCATAAGAGCAGCAAGTCGTGGTAGTGCTGATCCTATATTAAAAAGAAATTCACATATTACTATAGTATTAAGTGATGAAAAAAAACCTGAGAAGAAAAAAATTAAGAGAGTTGCAAAAAAAGAAGAAGCAGCTAAAGTAGCGGAGGTATAA
- the rpsS gene encoding 30S ribosomal protein S19 → MSRSIKKGPFVDKNLFKKIQAGDNKHQIKTYSRASTIIPEMIGFTINVHNGKTFVAVYVQENMIGHKLGEFAPTRTFRSHAGAAKVAKK, encoded by the coding sequence ATGTCTCGCTCTATTAAGAAAGGACCTTTTGTAGATAAAAATCTTTTCAAGAAGATACAAGCTGGAGATAACAAGCACCAAATAAAAACTTATAGCCGTGCTTCAACAATTATTCCAGAGATGATAGGTTTTACTATAAATGTTCATAACGGAAAAACATTTGTAGCAGTTTATGTACAAGAGAATATGATAGGTCATAAATTAGGTGAATTTGCTCCTACAAGAACTTTTCGTTCACATGCAGGTGCAGCTAAGGTAGCTAAGAAATAA
- the rplB gene encoding 50S ribosomal protein L2: MAIKKFKPTTPSLRYRTVVDFSDITTNEPCKSLVCGKKRISGRGSNGRITMRRRGGGHKKLFRLVDFRRDKHDIEAKVVSIEYDPNRTARIALLHYTDGEKRYIIWPLGLNVGDRVVSGENAKVKVGCTLPLRKIPLGTIIHNIEITPGKGGQLVRAAGGGAQITAKSGGYCVIRLRSGEERRILEDCYATIGQIGNLDHFNTTDGKAGTTRHKGRRPKVRGVVMNPVDHPHGGGEGKSGQGNPHPVSPTGVPTKGYKTRKKNKYSDRLIIKRRGGKK; the protein is encoded by the coding sequence ATGGCTATTAAGAAATTTAAACCGACAACACCAAGTTTACGTTATCGTACAGTAGTTGATTTTTCGGATATAACAACAAATGAGCCTTGTAAATCATTAGTATGCGGAAAGAAACGCATAAGCGGAAGAGGTTCAAACGGTCGTATCACTATGCGTCGTCGTGGTGGTGGACACAAGAAATTATTTAGATTAGTAGATTTTAGAAGAGATAAGCATGATATAGAAGCTAAAGTAGTTTCTATAGAGTATGATCCTAACAGAACAGCTCGTATAGCTCTTTTACATTACACAGATGGTGAAAAAAGATATATAATATGGCCATTGGGACTTAATGTAGGCGACAGAGTTGTTAGCGGAGAAAATGCTAAAGTAAAAGTAGGTTGCACTTTACCTTTAAGAAAGATACCTTTGGGTACTATAATACATAACATAGAAATAACACCAGGAAAAGGTGGTCAGCTTGTTAGAGCAGCAGGCGGTGGTGCTCAGATAACAGCAAAATCTGGCGGTTATTGTGTAATAAGACTTCGCTCTGGTGAAGAGAGAAGAATATTAGAAGATTGTTATGCTACTATAGGACAAATCGGTAACTTAGACCATTTCAACACTACAGACGGTAAAGCTGGTACTACTAGACATAAAGGTAGAAGACCAAAAGTAAGAGGTGTTGTAATGAACCCAGTAGATCACCCACACGGTGGTGGTGAAGGTAAGAGTGGACAGGGTAACCCACATCCAGTATCTCCTACAGGTGTACCTACTAAGGGATATAAGACTAGAAAGAAAAACAAATATTCTGACAGATTAATAATTAAGAGAAGAGGGGGTAAGAAATAA
- the rplW gene encoding 50S ribosomal protein L23: protein MYSLLIEPILTEKSNILRTEPKGTEKRYYVFRVRQDANKQELKKAVEKIFNVHPLDCKIINVKPKKKNRRMSRRGYTRSYKKAIIVLDGKESIDIVK from the coding sequence ATGTATTCACTTTTAATAGAGCCTATACTTACAGAAAAGAGTAATATCCTTAGAACTGAGCCTAAAGGAACAGAGAAGCGTTATTATGTATTTAGAGTAAGACAGGACGCTAATAAGCAAGAGTTGAAGAAAGCGGTTGAAAAAATATTTAATGTACATCCGCTAGATTGTAAGATAATAAATGTAAAGCCTAAGAAGAAAAATCGCAGAATGAGCAGACGCGGTTATACACGCAGTTATAAAAAAGCGATAATAGTTCTCGATGGCAAAGAATCAATAGATATAGTAAAATAA
- the rplD gene encoding 50S ribosomal protein L4: MEVVILNENGDSVGNLEVVDEIFKSEVNNNLLYEAIKNELANRRQGTHSTKTRAEVSGGGKKPWRQKGTGRARAGSTRSPIWVGGGKTHTPKPRDYSYRLPKKMKRKALLSVLSLKYGNNVLKVFEDFTFDAPKTKRMASFISKVKEPNSRKVAFVVGKDESLGDNYNKLLLSLRNIKDLKLVNADSMSIHPLYYADEVYFTKTALSKLNARIKG, encoded by the coding sequence ATGGAAGTAGTAATACTAAATGAAAATGGAGATAGCGTAGGTAATTTAGAGGTAGTTGACGAGATATTCAAATCAGAAGTTAACAACAATCTACTTTACGAAGCAATCAAAAATGAGTTGGCGAACAGACGTCAAGGAACTCACTCTACTAAGACAAGAGCAGAAGTTTCAGGAGGCGGTAAGAAGCCTTGGAGACAAAAAGGTACAGGTAGAGCAAGAGCAGGTTCTACACGTTCACCAATTTGGGTAGGCGGTGGTAAAACACATACTCCTAAGCCTAGAGATTATAGTTATAGATTGCCTAAAAAGATGAAACGTAAGGCTCTATTGTCTGTTTTATCTTTGAAATATGGTAACAATGTTCTTAAAGTTTTTGAGGATTTCACTTTTGATGCTCCAAAGACAAAAAGAATGGCAAGTTTTATAAGTAAGGTTAAAGAGCCAAATAGCAGAAAGGTAGCATTTGTAGTAGGTAAAGATGAGTCATTAGGTGATAATTACAATAAGTTATTATTATCTTTAAGAAACATCAAAGATTTAAAGCTTGTAAATGCAGACAGTATGTCTATACATCCTTTATATTATGCTGATGAAGTATACTTTACTAAAACAGCTTTATCTAAATTAAATGCTAGAATTAAGGGATAA
- the rplC gene encoding 50S ribosomal protein L3, producing the protein MVGIIGRKLGMTTVFDETGNAIAVTVVEAGPCTVMQVRDNEKDGYNAIQLGYGAVKEKHLKKPQIGQFKKANLEPKKYLKEFRLDDSSAYTVGQELKVDIFQAGDFIDVSSLSKGRGFAGVMKRHNYDGGPMSHGSNFRRRAGSIGCNSYPARVWKGKGMPGHMGNTLTTIQNLKVVEIRPEDNLIMIKGSIPGAINGIVKITQAAKKKNKKKNSMTK; encoded by the coding sequence ATGGTAGGAATAATTGGCAGAAAATTGGGTATGACAACAGTTTTCGATGAAACTGGCAATGCTATAGCAGTAACAGTTGTAGAGGCTGGGCCATGCACAGTTATGCAGGTTAGAGATAATGAGAAAGATGGCTATAATGCTATTCAATTAGGTTATGGTGCTGTAAAAGAAAAGCATTTAAAAAAGCCACAAATAGGGCAATTTAAAAAAGCAAATTTAGAGCCTAAGAAATATTTAAAAGAATTTAGGTTGGATGATTCAAGTGCTTATACAGTTGGTCAGGAACTTAAAGTAGATATATTTCAAGCGGGCGATTTTATAGATGTTAGTTCTTTGAGCAAAGGTAGAGGATTTGCCGGCGTAATGAAAAGACATAATTACGATGGTGGTCCTATGAGTCATGGTTCTAATTTCAGAAGAAGAGCAGGTTCTATAGGTTGTAACAGTTACCCTGCAAGAGTATGGAAAGGCAAAGGTATGCCTGGTCATATGGGTAATACTTTAACTACTATACAAAACTTAAAAGTAGTTGAAATAAGACCAGAAGATAACTTGATTATGATTAAAGGTTCTATACCTGGAGCTATAAACGGTATAGTAAAAATCACTCAAGCAGCTAAGAAGAAAAATAAGAAGAAGAACTCAATGACTAAATAA
- the rpsJ gene encoding 30S ribosomal protein S10: MKEQKIRVKLKAFDIELIDQSAQSIVASVKKTGARVSGPIPLPTSIRKVTVIRSPHVNIKSREQFEMRVYKRLIDIFDVTPQTTESLKKLALPAGVDVQLK, from the coding sequence ATGAAAGAACAGAAAATAAGAGTTAAATTAAAAGCCTTTGATATAGAATTAATTGATCAATCAGCTCAGTCAATAGTTGCTAGTGTAAAGAAGACAGGTGCAAGAGTATCAGGACCTATACCACTACCTACAAGCATAAGAAAGGTAACAGTAATAAGAAGTCCGCATGTAAACATTAAGTCAAGAGAGCAGTTCGAGATGAGAGTTTATAAGAGATTAATAGATATCTTTGATGTAACACCTCAAACAACTGAGTCTTTGAAGAAGTTGGCACTTCCAGCTGGCGTAGATGTACAGTTGAAGTAA
- the tuf gene encoding elongation factor Tu: MAKGTYEGTKTHVNVGTIGHVDHGKTTLTSAITAVSSAMFPATVQKVAYDSVAKASESQGRRDPTKILTIATSHVEYESDNRHYAHVDCPGHADYIKNMITGAAQMDGAILVVSAEDGVMPQTKEHVLLSRQVGVNYIVVFLNKCDKLDDPEMAEIVEAEVVDVLDHYGFDGSKTPIIRGSAIKAIQAIEAGKDPRTDPDCKCILDLLNALDTYIPDPVRETDKDFLMSIEDVYSIPGRGTVVTGRIERGQIKKGDEVEIVGLRETKKTTCTGVEMFKKEVVGIAGYNVGCLLRGIERKEVERGQVLAKPGTITPHKKFEAEVYILKKEEGGRHSGFVSGYRPQMYFRTTDVTGVINLPEGSPMIMPGDNANLTIELISQIAMEEKQRFAIREGGKTVGNGVVTKILE, translated from the coding sequence ATGGCTAAAGGAACTTATGAAGGTACAAAAACACACGTAAACGTTGGTACTATCGGTCACGTTGACCATGGTAAAACAACATTAACATCAGCAATAACTGCAGTATCATCTGCAATGTTTCCAGCAACAGTACAAAAAGTTGCTTATGACTCAGTAGCAAAAGCTTCTGAGAGTCAAGGTAGAAGAGACCCTACAAAAATTTTGACAATCGCTACTTCACACGTAGAATATGAATCAGATAACAGACACTATGCTCACGTAGACTGTCCAGGTCACGCTGACTATATTAAAAACATGATTACAGGTGCTGCTCAGATGGACGGTGCTATCTTAGTAGTATCAGCAGAAGACGGTGTAATGCCACAAACAAAAGAACACGTACTTCTTTCAAGACAAGTAGGTGTAAACTACATCGTTGTATTCTTAAACAAATGTGATAAATTAGATGACCCAGAAATGGCAGAAATAGTAGAAGCAGAAGTAGTAGACGTATTAGACCACTATGGTTTCGATGGCTCTAAAACTCCTATTATTAGAGGTTCTGCAATCAAAGCTATTCAAGCAATCGAAGCAGGAAAAGATCCAAGAACTGATCCAGATTGTAAATGTATATTAGACCTATTAAACGCACTTGATACTTATATTCCAGATCCAGTACGTGAAACAGATAAAGACTTCTTAATGTCAATCGAAGACGTATACTCAATCCCTGGAAGAGGTACAGTTGTTACAGGTAGAATAGAAAGAGGACAAATCAAAAAAGGTGACGAAGTAGAAATCGTTGGTTTAAGAGAAACTAAGAAAACTACTTGTACTGGTGTAGAAATGTTCAAGAAAGAAGTTGTTGGTATAGCTGGTTATAACGTTGGATGTCTTTTAAGAGGTATTGAACGTAAAGAAGTAGAAAGAGGACAGGTATTAGCTAAACCAGGTACAATCACACCTCATAAAAAATTCGAAGCAGAAGTTTATATCTTGAAAAAAGAAGAAGGTGGAAGACATAGCGGTTTCGTAAGCGGTTACAGACCACAAATGTACTTCAGAACAACAGACGTAACAGGAGTTATCAACTTACCAGAAGGTTCTCCAATGATAATGCCAGGTGATAACGCTAACTTAACTATAGAGTTAATCAGCCAAATCGCTATGGAAGAGAAACAAAGATTCGCTATACGTGAAGGTGGTAAGACAGTAGGTAACGGTGTTGTAACAAAAATATTAGAATAA
- the fusA gene encoding elongation factor G, whose translation MARQISLENTRNIGIMAHIDAGKTTLSERILFFTGKTHRLGEVHEGAAEMDWMEQERERGITITSAATTCFWNGHRINLIDTPGHVDFTAEVERSLRVLDSAVGVFCSVGGVQPQSETVWRQASNYKIPRAIFVNKMDRIGANFYAVLDQTRDRLKANSHPVVIPIGAESNFEGVVDLVKMKEIVWVSEDGMKMEEREIRPELKEQAEKYRNELLEAIVEYDDDAMNKFFEGEEIDIPTIKRLIRTATLTADFFPMFCGTAFKNKGIQVLIDAVVDYLPSPLDKPEIEGTDLDGNVIKRKVADDEKFSALAFKIMTDPHVGKIAFLRVYSGILEAGSYVYNATKGKRERIGRILQMHANKREEIEQVYCGDIAAAVGLKETTTGDTLCPENAPIILESINFPEPVINVAIEPKTKGDRDKMSIALSRLAEEDPTFRVSFDEETGQTIIAGMGELHLEIICDRMKREYKVEANVGRPQVSYREGIKKTVEVEGKFVRQSGGKGQYGDVWLRIGPNEPNAGFKFNNEIVGGVVPKEYIPAVEKGCVEAMNTGVLANYPMLDVIVSAFDGSFHPVDSSEMAFKIAASMGFKDGCKKADPYLLEPMMSVEVVTPEDYMGDIIGDLASRRGQVHGFTDKSGYKSINATVPLAEMFGYTTSIRNVSQGRASYTMQFSHYEEVPKNVAEEIIGARMGNAK comes from the coding sequence GTGGCACGTCAAATTTCGTTAGAAAATACACGTAATATTGGTATTATGGCTCACATTGATGCTGGTAAAACTACTTTAAGTGAGCGTATATTATTCTTTACAGGTAAGACACATAGATTAGGTGAGGTTCATGAAGGTGCAGCTGAAATGGACTGGATGGAGCAGGAGAGAGAAAGAGGTATTACAATTACTTCTGCTGCAACTACTTGTTTTTGGAATGGTCATAGAATTAACCTAATAGATACTCCAGGGCACGTTGACTTTACTGCTGAGGTAGAAAGGTCTTTAAGGGTATTAGATAGTGCTGTAGGAGTTTTCTGTTCTGTAGGCGGTGTTCAGCCTCAAAGTGAAACAGTATGGAGACAAGCAAGTAACTACAAAATCCCAAGAGCTATTTTTGTTAATAAAATGGACAGGATTGGTGCTAATTTCTACGCTGTTTTAGATCAAACAAGAGATAGATTAAAAGCAAACAGTCACCCAGTAGTTATACCTATAGGTGCAGAAAGCAACTTCGAGGGTGTTGTTGATTTAGTAAAAATGAAAGAGATAGTTTGGGTATCTGAAGATGGTATGAAGATGGAAGAGAGAGAAATCAGACCTGAACTAAAAGAACAAGCAGAAAAATATAGAAATGAATTATTAGAAGCAATCGTTGAATATGATGATGATGCTATGAATAAGTTCTTTGAAGGTGAGGAAATAGATATTCCTACAATCAAAAGACTTATAAGAACAGCTACATTAACAGCAGACTTCTTCCCAATGTTCTGCGGTACAGCTTTCAAAAACAAAGGTATTCAAGTATTAATAGATGCTGTAGTTGATTATTTACCATCTCCATTAGATAAGCCTGAAATAGAAGGTACAGATTTAGATGGTAATGTTATAAAAAGAAAAGTAGCAGATGATGAGAAATTCAGTGCATTAGCATTCAAAATAATGACAGACCCACACGTTGGAAAAATAGCATTTTTAAGAGTTTACTCTGGAATATTAGAAGCTGGTTCTTATGTGTATAATGCTACAAAAGGTAAAAGAGAGCGTATCGGAAGAATACTTCAGATGCACGCTAATAAGAGAGAAGAGATTGAACAAGTATATTGCGGTGATATAGCAGCAGCAGTAGGACTTAAAGAAACTACAACAGGTGATACATTGTGTCCTGAAAATGCTCCTATCATCTTAGAATCAATCAACTTCCCAGAGCCAGTAATTAACGTTGCTATAGAGCCTAAAACAAAAGGTGATAGAGATAAAATGTCTATAGCTTTATCAAGACTTGCTGAAGAAGACCCAACATTCAGAGTTAGTTTTGATGAAGAAACAGGTCAAACAATCATCGCAGGTATGGGTGAGCTTCACTTAGAGATTATCTGTGATAGAATGAAAAGAGAATACAAAGTTGAGGCAAATGTAGGTCGTCCTCAAGTATCTTACAGAGAAGGTATTAAGAAGACAGTTGAAGTTGAAGGTAAATTCGTACGTCAGTCAGGCGGTAAAGGTCAGTACGGTGATGTATGGTTGAGAATTGGACCTAATGAGCCTAATGCAGGATTTAAGTTTAACAATGAAATCGTTGGTGGTGTTGTTCCAAAAGAATATATACCAGCTGTAGAGAAAGGTTGTGTTGAGGCTATGAATACAGGTGTTCTTGCTAACTATCCTATGTTAGATGTTATAGTATCAGCATTTGATGGTTCATTCCACCCAGTAGACTCATCAGAAATGGCATTCAAAATTGCTGCTTCAATGGGTTTCAAAGATGGATGTAAAAAAGCAGATCCTTATTTGTTAGAGCCTATGATGAGCGTAGAAGTTGTAACACCAGAAGATTATATGGGTGATATTATCGGTGACTTAGCTTCAAGAAGAGGACAAGTTCACGGATTTACTGATAAATCTGGCTACAAATCTATTAATGCTACAGTACCTCTTGCAGAGATGTTTGGTTATACAACAAGTATAAGAAACGTATCACAAGGTAGAGCAAGCTACACAATGCAGTTCTCACACTACGAGGAAGTACCTAAGAACGTAGCAGAAGAGATAATAGGTGCTAGAATGGGTAACGCTAAATAA